A DNA window from Maribellus comscasis contains the following coding sequences:
- a CDS encoding ABC transporter permease gives MKQKNRKQSTVNRQIASVHMTSKIGQTFVAVLGVTFGVSMYIFMNSFMNGVNQTQDDLAFSSLAHIRIYNEDETRNFNPVEIFFKEPGTLFNIRNKKSLQYTEGIKNSSEVISILEKQPEVTGITTQLNFSVFFRNGSKKINGAISGVDAVSEDQLFGTAEKVVEGNWNDLSFQKSGIILGIVLAEKLNVGLNNNVNILTSEGVSKNYQVVGIIETSVKEVDKSKAFMNISAARQLQGKNFDYSSDIQVNIKDRDQTKEIVNRLSSSVPYQIESWQTANQQLVAASQLRNIIASAVSLTILLVAGFGIYNIMNMTINEKIREIAILKAMGFSGKDILHIFLTQAAIIGVMGGITGVLLGYGISSMVNQVPFKVAGLDTLPIGFHTKDFVLSVLFGITTTLFAGYLPARKASKIDPVIIIRG, from the coding sequence ATGAAACAGAAAAATCGTAAACAGTCAACGGTAAACCGGCAGATTGCTTCGGTTCACATGACATCGAAAATAGGCCAGACTTTTGTGGCTGTACTTGGCGTAACTTTCGGGGTTTCCATGTATATTTTCATGAACAGTTTTATGAACGGCGTCAACCAGACTCAGGATGATCTCGCATTCAGTTCGCTGGCGCATATCAGGATCTATAACGAAGATGAAACTCGCAATTTTAATCCGGTAGAAATTTTTTTTAAAGAGCCCGGAACACTGTTTAACATTCGCAATAAAAAAAGCCTGCAATATACCGAAGGCATAAAAAACAGTTCCGAAGTGATTTCTATTCTTGAGAAACAACCTGAGGTGACCGGGATTACTACACAGCTTAATTTCAGCGTGTTTTTCAGAAACGGCTCCAAAAAGATTAACGGCGCTATTTCGGGGGTCGATGCGGTTTCTGAAGACCAGCTTTTTGGTACTGCCGAAAAAGTGGTGGAAGGAAACTGGAACGACCTGAGTTTTCAGAAATCAGGAATTATTCTCGGAATCGTTCTGGCTGAAAAACTAAACGTCGGGTTGAATAACAATGTAAATATCCTCACCTCTGAAGGTGTTTCGAAAAACTATCAGGTGGTGGGCATCATCGAAACTTCGGTAAAAGAAGTGGACAAGTCGAAAGCGTTTATGAATATTTCGGCAGCGCGGCAGTTGCAGGGTAAAAACTTTGATTATTCCAGCGATATCCAGGTAAACATCAAAGACCGCGACCAAACCAAAGAGATTGTGAACCGCTTGTCGTCGTCTGTTCCTTACCAGATTGAATCGTGGCAAACGGCCAACCAGCAGTTGGTGGCTGCTTCGCAACTGCGAAATATTATTGCCAGCGCCGTTTCGCTTACCATTTTGCTGGTAGCCGGTTTTGGCATTTACAACATCATGAATATGACCATCAACGAAAAAATCAGGGAAATTGCCATTCTGAAAGCCATGGGATTTTCGGGGAAAGACATTCTGCACATTTTCCTGACACAGGCTGCCATCATCGGTGTAATGGGCGGAATAACCGGCGTTTTGCTGGGCTATGGAATATCGTCGATGGTAAACCAGGTGCCATTTAAAGTTGCCGGACTGGATACGCTCCCCATTGGTTTCCACACAAAAGATTTTGTGCTTTCAGTTTTATTTGGAATCACCACCACGCTTTTTGCCGGGTATTTACCAGCCAGAAAAGCATCGAAAATCGACCCGGTAATTATCATCAGAGGATAA
- a CDS encoding ABC transporter ATP-binding protein codes for MERNTNTLEVRNLIKYFHDPQTFQVIKGISFDVKRGEFLSIVGKSGSGKSTLLYVLSTMDTDYEGSLRVKGNLLTGQSQNQLATFRNENIGFVFQFHYLLPEFSALQNVMLPALKLGKHPQEEIEHRAYESLKLLDLQGQELKKANKLSGGQQQRVAIARALINNPSVIMGDEPTGNLDSKNSQAVQEIFRNLAKEFGQTIICVTHDNDFAANTDRTIEMADGLILQD; via the coding sequence ATGGAACGGAATACAAATACATTAGAGGTTCGAAACCTCATCAAATATTTTCACGATCCACAAACTTTTCAGGTTATCAAGGGCATTTCGTTTGATGTAAAACGAGGTGAATTTTTATCGATTGTCGGGAAATCGGGTTCCGGGAAATCAACGCTGCTGTATGTGCTTTCCACCATGGACACCGACTACGAAGGGAGTCTGCGCGTAAAGGGAAATTTGCTCACCGGGCAAAGCCAAAACCAACTGGCCACTTTCAGAAATGAGAATATTGGTTTTGTGTTTCAGTTTCATTACCTGCTCCCTGAGTTCAGCGCGTTGCAAAACGTAATGTTGCCGGCACTGAAACTCGGGAAACATCCGCAGGAAGAAATAGAGCACCGCGCCTACGAGAGCCTGAAACTGCTTGATTTGCAGGGACAGGAACTAAAAAAGGCCAACAAACTTTCGGGCGGACAGCAACAGCGCGTGGCTATTGCACGGGCACTGATAAACAACCCGTCGGTGATTATGGGCGATGAACCCACAGGAAACCTCGACAGCAAAAACTCACAGGCGGTGCAGGAAATCTTCCGCAACCTGGCAAAGGAATTCGGGCAAACCATTATTTGTGTTACCCACGACAACGATTTTGCTGCCAACACCGACCGCACCATTGAAATGGCCGACGGCCTGATTTTACAAGATTAA
- a CDS encoding DUF6268 family outer membrane beta-barrel protein, which produces MNLTFFRFLLLATLLAGIFPVYAQINSPLSFELNSIRPGSEINSLGSFHLAVPLYISEKNQFAFSPQYRFLNTGNTFPMNDRHFSQLSTRFAWRHKLSEKWSSALLASSSLASANKNFPSSGLMWFSGVRLAHIQNPSFLYYFGLAYSYRFSNHIIVPLLGFKWKPASGLIIAGDLPFRAQLQLEPNLKITTGLLFRGERFTAHISDTPESDYFWFRERNIGWEGSIKTFRNFWLTTEIGYSLKRDFNIYTEPETPKWSFATQFIRPEEGAVFEYNENGFYVKFGIKYRFNN; this is translated from the coding sequence ATGAATCTGACATTTTTTCGATTTCTCCTGCTGGCTACTTTACTGGCAGGAATATTCCCGGTTTATGCACAAATTAATTCGCCCTTGTCTTTTGAATTAAATTCAATTCGACCGGGTTCGGAAATCAATAGCCTGGGGAGTTTTCATCTGGCAGTGCCTCTTTATATTTCAGAAAAGAACCAGTTTGCATTTTCTCCCCAATACCGTTTTTTAAATACCGGGAATACATTTCCGATGAACGACAGGCATTTTTCCCAGCTAAGTACGCGCTTTGCCTGGCGACACAAACTGAGTGAGAAATGGAGTTCGGCATTGCTGGCATCCTCTTCCCTGGCTTCTGCGAACAAAAATTTTCCTTCCAGCGGATTAATGTGGTTTTCGGGAGTCCGGCTGGCACATATTCAAAATCCCTCTTTTCTCTACTATTTCGGACTGGCTTATTCTTACCGTTTTTCCAATCACATCATCGTTCCGCTTTTGGGGTTTAAATGGAAACCTGCTTCCGGTTTAATTATTGCGGGTGATTTGCCTTTTCGGGCTCAACTTCAATTGGAACCCAATTTAAAAATAACTACGGGGCTTCTTTTTCGTGGAGAGCGTTTTACCGCACATATTTCGGATACTCCTGAATCCGATTATTTCTGGTTCAGAGAAAGAAATATTGGCTGGGAAGGCAGTATTAAAACCTTTCGCAACTTTTGGCTGACAACAGAAATTGGCTACAGTTTAAAACGAGATTTTAATATTTATACTGAACCTGAAACACCGAAATGGAGCTTTGCCACCCAATTTATCCGCCCCGAAGAAGGAGCAGTGTTTGAATACAATGAAAATGGGTTTTATGTGAAATTTGGGATTAAGTACCGGTTTAATAATTAG
- a CDS encoding helix-turn-helix domain-containing protein — protein sequence MEKMNRFETITDYNIFNNHETLHPLVSVIDFSKADPRRLIRTYFGFYLILLKDVHCGDLRYGKNTYDYQEGTLIFIAPGQILDMEPSIELYQPKGHGVIFHPDLIMGTDLGRHIDKYSFFDYNTNEALHISERERQMVMDSFGKINYELEHVVDSHSKELISANIELLLKYCERFYDRQFITRDNANKGILEKFENLLNGYYNSNKPQTLGIPSVAYFADELHLSSNYFGDLMKRETGKSAKEYIQIKIIKIAKKKIFDTDKTAREIAHELGFKYSQHFSRMFKNETGYTPKEYRNLN from the coding sequence ATGGAAAAGATGAACAGATTTGAAACGATAACAGATTACAATATTTTTAATAATCATGAGACTTTACACCCCCTGGTAAGTGTAATTGATTTTTCGAAAGCTGACCCAAGAAGGTTAATACGGACCTATTTCGGATTTTATTTGATCTTACTAAAAGATGTACATTGCGGGGACCTTCGGTATGGAAAAAATACATACGATTATCAGGAAGGTACTTTAATATTTATCGCTCCCGGACAAATTCTTGATATGGAACCAAGTATTGAGCTGTATCAGCCCAAAGGACATGGGGTGATTTTTCACCCTGATTTAATAATGGGAACGGATCTGGGGCGCCATATTGACAAATATTCCTTTTTTGATTACAACACAAATGAAGCGCTTCATATTTCGGAACGTGAGCGTCAAATGGTAATGGATAGTTTTGGAAAGATTAATTATGAATTGGAACATGTTGTAGATAGCCACAGTAAAGAACTTATTTCGGCAAATATTGAGTTGTTGTTGAAGTATTGCGAGCGTTTTTACGATCGCCAATTTATTACAAGAGATAATGCAAATAAAGGAATCCTGGAAAAGTTTGAAAATCTGTTGAACGGATATTATAACTCAAATAAACCACAAACATTGGGAATACCCTCGGTAGCTTATTTTGCCGATGAACTGCATTTATCATCTAATTATTTCGGAGATTTAATGAAAAGGGAAACCGGAAAATCAGCTAAAGAATATATCCAGATCAAAATCATCAAGATCGCGAAGAAAAAAATATTCGATACAGACAAAACAGCTCGTGAGATTGCACACGAATTGGGATTCAAATATTCCCAACATTTCAGCCGCATGTTTAAGAACGAAACTGGTTATACGCCGAAAGAGTATCGAAATTTGAATTAG
- a CDS encoding alpha/beta hydrolase: MKMENSNCNLSPINKSSAAWAKHVKTWQLFLLLIAIISFSSCKTTREDVMIIKDQGSFAVGGTVKENPGTFNTITRTPEGQTFHGDHAYVFYQIPAETHKYPLVMWHGIGQFSKTWETTPDGRDGFQNIFLKKKYSVYLLDQPRRGNAARSMAEGTVTPTPDEQFWFNTFRVGEWPDFFPGVQFPKDTEALNQYFRQMVPNIGPIDYDVNVNAVSALFDKIGEGILVTHSHAGGMGWLTAIKNGNIKAVVSYEPGSGFVFPEGEVPDPIENSAGPLVATGVSMNEFMKLTEIPIVIYYGDFIPEKPDPNPGTDGWRARLKMARLWRDAVNRHGGDVTVIHLPEIGIKGNTHFPFSDLNNVEIADLMEEWIKEKGLNK; the protein is encoded by the coding sequence ATGAAAATGGAAAATTCGAATTGTAACTTATCTCCGATAAACAAATCATCAGCCGCTTGGGCAAAACATGTAAAAACTTGGCAATTATTCTTGCTGCTTATTGCCATAATAAGTTTTTCATCATGTAAAACAACCAGGGAAGATGTGATGATTATAAAGGATCAGGGAAGTTTTGCAGTTGGAGGGACTGTTAAAGAAAATCCGGGAACTTTTAATACAATAACCCGAACACCCGAAGGGCAAACTTTTCATGGAGATCATGCATATGTGTTTTATCAAATTCCGGCAGAAACGCACAAATATCCTCTGGTAATGTGGCATGGCATTGGTCAGTTTTCAAAAACATGGGAAACAACGCCGGATGGAAGGGATGGATTTCAAAATATATTTTTAAAGAAAAAGTACAGTGTTTATTTGCTTGATCAGCCACGTCGGGGAAATGCTGCACGAAGTATGGCAGAAGGTACGGTAACTCCAACTCCCGATGAACAGTTCTGGTTTAATACTTTTCGGGTTGGGGAATGGCCAGACTTCTTCCCTGGAGTGCAATTCCCGAAAGACACTGAAGCCCTTAACCAGTATTTCCGGCAGATGGTACCCAATATCGGCCCTATTGACTATGATGTGAATGTAAATGCTGTATCTGCCTTGTTCGATAAAATTGGAGAAGGTATCCTTGTTACGCATTCACACGCCGGAGGAATGGGGTGGTTAACTGCCATTAAAAATGGAAATATAAAAGCTGTTGTTTCCTACGAGCCAGGAAGTGGATTCGTTTTCCCTGAAGGAGAAGTGCCTGACCCGATTGAAAACTCGGCTGGTCCATTGGTTGCAACCGGTGTTTCTATGAACGAGTTTATGAAACTCACAGAGATACCCATTGTCATATATTATGGCGATTTCATTCCTGAAAAACCTGACCCAAATCCCGGAACGGATGGTTGGCGTGCCCGTTTGAAAATGGCCCGCTTATGGAGAGATGCAGTTAATCGTCATGGTGGTGATGTTACAGTAATTCATCTACCTGAAATCGGAATAAAAGGCAACACGCATTTTCCATTCTCAGATTTAAATAATGTGGAAATAGCTGATCTTATGGAAGAATGGATAAAAGAGAAAGGATTGAATAAGTAA
- a CDS encoding aldo/keto reductase, translating to MKAVILNNGVEMPILGFGVFQIANQAECEKSVLKAIETGYRLIDTAASYMNEIAVGNAIKKSGVAREEIFVTSKLWVQHTGYENTKLSFEKSLKKLQLDYLDLYLIHQPYGDVHGSWQAMQELYKSGKVRAIGVSNFQPDRLMDIITFNEIAPMINQVETHPFNQQIENQKFLTDNGVQIESWSPFAEGKNSLFSNELLTGIGERHNKTVAQVVLRWLIQRGVIAIPKSVRKERIEENFDIFDFELTTEDMDAIATLDMKTSSFFDHRDPEIIKWMGSRKLEI from the coding sequence ATGAAAGCAGTGATTCTCAACAATGGTGTAGAAATGCCAATCCTTGGCTTTGGTGTTTTTCAGATTGCAAATCAGGCAGAATGTGAAAAAAGCGTCTTGAAAGCGATCGAAACAGGTTACCGTTTAATTGATACTGCTGCATCATATATGAATGAAATTGCAGTTGGAAATGCAATTAAAAAGAGCGGAGTAGCGAGGGAAGAAATATTTGTCACATCAAAGCTATGGGTTCAGCACACCGGTTACGAAAACACAAAATTGTCGTTCGAGAAATCATTGAAAAAGTTGCAACTTGACTACCTTGATTTATATCTCATTCATCAGCCTTATGGTGATGTGCATGGTTCATGGCAGGCAATGCAGGAACTTTACAAAAGTGGAAAAGTACGAGCCATTGGTGTGAGTAATTTCCAACCGGATAGGTTGATGGACATCATTACCTTTAATGAAATCGCTCCGATGATAAACCAGGTTGAAACACATCCTTTCAACCAACAAATCGAAAATCAAAAATTCCTGACAGATAATGGAGTTCAGATCGAATCATGGAGCCCTTTTGCTGAAGGGAAAAATAGTCTTTTTTCCAATGAACTACTTACAGGGATTGGAGAAAGACATAATAAAACTGTTGCCCAGGTCGTGCTCCGTTGGTTGATACAAAGAGGTGTTATTGCAATTCCCAAATCAGTAAGAAAAGAACGGATAGAAGAAAACTTCGACATCTTCGATTTTGAGCTGACCACGGAAGACATGGACGCGATTGCAACATTAGATATGAAAACCAGCAGTTTCTTCGACCATCGTGACCCGGAGATTATCAAATGGATGGGTAGCAGAAAACTCGAAATATAA
- a CDS encoding alpha/beta hydrolase, whose amino-acid sequence MLITTSIYASGQNKIDNFFGLVYRGAITENIKGEVTIHAVNYKLDGIEIAANVYTPANYDPTKSYPAIVVAHPNGGVKEQVAGLYTQHLAELGYITIAADASYQGASGGEPRHTDKPQNRVEDIRGMVDYISQYPGVDNNRLGALGICGGGGYTLKAVQSDKRIKAVATVSMFNSGEVRRNGFQNSQLNTIQERLKQASDARAQEVAGGEIRYSGVASITDEEIAQTTTDLYREGYEYYYRTHKHPNSTFLYTTSSLLDLMVWDATDQIELINQPLLMIAGSKADTKYMTDKAFAKATGTTKKELFVIPGATHIQTYYVPEYVNQAMNKLHEFFERYLETTTNQ is encoded by the coding sequence ATGCTAATAACAACCAGCATTTATGCATCAGGACAAAACAAGATTGATAATTTTTTCGGGTTGGTTTACCGCGGTGCGATTACTGAAAATATAAAAGGCGAAGTAACCATTCATGCTGTAAATTATAAACTCGACGGTATTGAAATTGCTGCCAATGTTTACACACCTGCAAATTATGATCCCACTAAAAGTTATCCCGCAATTGTAGTTGCACATCCCAACGGAGGCGTAAAAGAGCAGGTGGCCGGATTGTATACACAACACTTAGCCGAATTGGGATACATTACGATTGCTGCCGATGCTTCTTACCAGGGAGCCAGTGGTGGCGAACCCCGACATACAGATAAACCACAAAACCGTGTTGAAGACATTCGCGGTATGGTTGATTATATTTCCCAATATCCAGGCGTTGATAACAACCGTCTGGGGGCATTAGGAATTTGTGGAGGTGGTGGTTATACACTAAAAGCTGTTCAATCAGATAAGCGGATTAAGGCCGTTGCTACCGTCAGCATGTTTAATTCAGGAGAGGTAAGACGTAATGGCTTTCAAAATTCCCAACTAAACACTATACAGGAACGCTTGAAACAAGCTTCGGATGCCCGAGCCCAGGAAGTTGCAGGCGGTGAAATCCGTTATTCGGGCGTAGCAAGCATAACAGATGAAGAAATCGCTCAAACCACAACCGATTTGTATCGGGAAGGATATGAATATTATTACAGGACCCACAAACATCCCAATTCAACATTCTTGTACACAACAAGTAGTTTACTGGACTTAATGGTTTGGGATGCAACTGACCAAATTGAATTAATTAACCAGCCTTTGCTGATGATAGCCGGAAGTAAAGCAGATACAAAATACATGACCGATAAGGCATTTGCAAAAGCTACCGGAACTACTAAAAAAGAATTGTTTGTGATTCCGGGAGCCACTCATATTCAAACCTATTATGTTCCTGAATATGTCAATCAGGCTATGAATAAGCTCCATGAGTTCTTTGAAAGATACTTGGAAACAACTACTAATCAATAA
- a CDS encoding nuclear transport factor 2 family protein: MKAKIIGLFVLLLCVQWLFAQNTDTEQKIIQLSKDKWLWMADKNVDELSKLFHPKAEFVHMGGHWGTERELSIIKSGGIWYKKANIHEVSVNIIDNTAILLNRIDLLAEVGGNEVTNPFEVTEVYIKQNGTWKLGSLSFTRLMTPGGH, encoded by the coding sequence ATGAAAGCAAAAATTATCGGACTATTTGTCCTACTTCTTTGTGTACAGTGGCTTTTCGCTCAAAATACTGATACAGAACAGAAAATTATTCAGCTATCAAAAGACAAATGGCTGTGGATGGCGGATAAAAATGTCGATGAACTGAGTAAGCTCTTTCATCCAAAAGCTGAATTTGTCCACATGGGTGGTCATTGGGGAACCGAACGAGAACTTAGTATAATAAAAAGTGGTGGTATCTGGTACAAAAAAGCTAATATTCATGAAGTATCGGTAAATATTATCGACAACACCGCTATTCTTCTGAACCGTATCGACCTGCTGGCAGAAGTTGGAGGAAACGAAGTCACCAATCCTTTTGAGGTAACTGAGGTGTATATTAAACAAAACGGGACCTGGAAATTGGGCTCACTATCTTTTACCAGGTTGATGACACCTGGTGGACATTAA
- a CDS encoding carboxylesterase/lipase family protein, whose translation MKKLVSGLIIFLIGFSINAQPLAGDTVQAKAPEVKITSGILRGVTEGHVSVFKGIPFAAPPVGEFRWRPPQPVKSWEGVRDASKFAPNCAQSGWGAAPGTIQEGSSEDCLYLNLWTPAGFSKEAKMPVMVWIHGGGFTGGSGAVSSGNQFAKKGVVLVSINYRLGRLGHFAFPALSQEHPEEPKGSYAFMDQIAALQWVKENITAFGGDPNNVTIFGFSAGGVSVHSLLTIPAAKGLFHKAIGESSGGRDGVLTGRPINKENIDPLYPVSAETIGINFARKHGIEGTDEAALEKLRALSVEEIVDGGQETDGQGGPRIYSGPILDGKLVVETSESAYKAGKQAKVPLMIGNCSAEIGGAFVSTSTTKDELFSQFGELESEAKAAYDPGNNKEIAEIQTKFNTDWVWGEPARFTARAFLSIGEPAYVYHFGYVPVTMRERARYGAGHGSEVAFVFGDLSSRWGATGATPEEEKLTQKMNTYWTNFAKTGNPNGEGLPVWPLYNTQEEKILDIELDGKVVGKSDYRKPRLDVIEKAFKNRTQMQTRSGI comes from the coding sequence ATGAAAAAATTAGTTTCAGGACTTATAATATTCCTAATCGGATTTTCGATAAATGCACAACCATTAGCAGGAGATACAGTTCAGGCTAAAGCTCCCGAAGTTAAGATCACATCTGGAATTTTAAGAGGTGTTACAGAAGGACATGTCTCAGTATTTAAGGGAATTCCCTTTGCTGCCCCTCCGGTTGGGGAGTTTCGCTGGCGTCCACCACAACCCGTGAAATCCTGGGAGGGAGTCCGTGATGCGAGCAAGTTTGCCCCGAACTGTGCACAGAGCGGCTGGGGAGCTGCGCCCGGAACAATCCAGGAAGGCTCTTCAGAGGATTGCCTCTACCTTAATTTATGGACACCTGCTGGTTTTTCGAAAGAAGCAAAAATGCCGGTTATGGTTTGGATTCATGGAGGAGGTTTTACCGGTGGGTCTGGTGCAGTATCTTCAGGCAATCAGTTTGCTAAAAAAGGTGTTGTTCTGGTCTCTATCAATTATCGTCTGGGGCGTTTGGGACATTTCGCATTCCCTGCCTTAAGTCAGGAACACCCCGAAGAGCCAAAAGGCAGCTACGCTTTTATGGATCAGATTGCAGCTTTACAATGGGTGAAAGAGAATATTACTGCTTTTGGAGGTGATCCAAACAATGTCACCATTTTCGGGTTCTCTGCCGGAGGCGTTTCGGTACATTCACTACTAACCATACCCGCCGCTAAAGGTCTTTTCCATAAAGCAATCGGCGAATCCAGCGGCGGCAGGGACGGTGTCCTTACCGGGAGACCGATCAACAAAGAAAATATTGACCCACTTTACCCGGTTTCGGCAGAAACCATCGGGATAAACTTTGCACGTAAACATGGAATAGAGGGAACAGATGAGGCGGCATTGGAAAAACTTCGCGCCCTGAGTGTTGAGGAAATTGTTGATGGGGGTCAGGAAACTGACGGACAAGGCGGCCCTCGTATTTATTCAGGTCCTATTCTCGATGGCAAGCTCGTGGTAGAAACTTCCGAGAGCGCTTACAAAGCCGGCAAACAAGCTAAGGTCCCGCTTATGATTGGAAATTGCAGTGCTGAGATTGGTGGAGCCTTCGTCAGTACAAGCACTACAAAGGACGAACTGTTTTCACAGTTTGGTGAACTGGAAAGTGAAGCAAAGGCTGCGTACGATCCGGGTAATAACAAAGAAATTGCAGAGATCCAAACAAAATTTAATACCGATTGGGTATGGGGCGAACCAGCAAGGTTTACAGCTAGGGCTTTTCTCTCCATTGGAGAACCGGCTTACGTTTATCATTTCGGATATGTTCCTGTTACGATGCGTGAACGGGCCAGATATGGTGCCGGCCATGGATCGGAAGTAGCATTTGTATTTGGCGACCTCAGTTCACGTTGGGGGGCCACCGGAGCAACGCCGGAAGAAGAAAAATTAACCCAAAAAATGAATACTTACTGGACAAATTTTGCGAAAACAGGGAATCCCAATGGTGAGGGCCTACCCGTCTGGCCACTTTACAATACACAGGAAGAGAAAATTCTCGATATCGAGTTAGATGGGAAAGTTGTTGGAAAATCCGATTACAGAAAACCACGATTGGATGTGATTGAAAAGGCTTTCAAAAACAGGACTCAGATGCAAACACGTAGCGGAATTTAA
- a CDS encoding carboxymuconolactone decarboxylase family protein, which yields MKKTGKQIFIILAVIMCFNGSLFAKNNKESNMSLTVKQQSIIPIATYTARGELKQLKQALNTGLEAGLTVNEIKEIMVHLYAYCGFPRSIRGLQTFMEVLQEREAKGIKDETGADASPLNDHRSKYDRGKANLETLVGRPLDGPQSGYAAFTPAIEIFLKEHLFADIFDRDVLTFAERELVTISVISAIGKADPMLRSHLAICLNVGYTPRQLEEFVGIIQSTVGKKEARAAKEVLSEVLEVRQ from the coding sequence ATGAAGAAAACCGGAAAACAAATATTTATCATTCTAGCTGTAATAATGTGTTTTAATGGAAGCTTGTTTGCAAAAAACAATAAAGAATCGAATATGTCTTTAACAGTAAAGCAACAAAGCATTATTCCAATTGCTACATATACAGCCCGGGGTGAATTGAAACAATTAAAGCAGGCATTAAACACAGGTTTAGAGGCAGGTCTCACCGTTAACGAAATTAAAGAGATAATGGTTCATCTTTATGCTTATTGTGGATTTCCAAGAAGTATCCGTGGATTACAAACTTTTATGGAAGTGCTGCAAGAACGCGAAGCAAAAGGGATAAAAGATGAAACGGGAGCTGATGCGTCACCGTTAAATGACCACCGTAGCAAATATGACCGTGGGAAAGCAAACCTTGAAACACTTGTCGGGAGGCCATTGGATGGACCTCAATCCGGATATGCCGCATTTACCCCGGCTATCGAAATATTTTTAAAGGAACACCTATTTGCCGATATTTTTGATCGTGATGTTCTAACTTTTGCAGAACGCGAGTTGGTAACGATTTCAGTAATAAGTGCAATTGGCAAAGCCGACCCCATGCTTCGAAGTCATCTGGCCATCTGTTTAAATGTTGGTTATACCCCGAGACAATTAGAAGAATTTGTAGGTATTATACAATCTACCGTCGGAAAAAAGGAAGCCAGAGCTGCAAAGGAAGTTTTAAGTGAAGTGCTTGAAGTCAGACAATAA
- a CDS encoding cupin domain-containing protein — MKYCIKISLLFLVIIIAGCNMEKRTNEEISQDGFAFPKGEKIGSPNFTGIVWVQMMGAIDSTLHARYGNVTFEPKARTNWHSHPGGQILFVTEGKGYYQALGQAARLLYKGDVVEIPRDVVHWHGAAPDSEFAHIAISLNINEGGAVWIEPVTDAEYAQATK; from the coding sequence ATGAAATACTGTATCAAAATCAGCCTGCTTTTTCTTGTTATAATAATTGCCGGGTGCAATATGGAGAAAAGAACGAATGAAGAAATCAGTCAAGATGGATTTGCTTTTCCAAAAGGGGAAAAAATCGGCAGCCCAAATTTTACAGGAATAGTGTGGGTGCAAATGATGGGCGCAATTGATAGCACCCTACATGCCCGGTATGGGAATGTAACTTTCGAGCCTAAAGCAAGAACGAACTGGCACTCGCATCCTGGAGGGCAGATTCTTTTTGTTACTGAAGGGAAAGGATATTACCAGGCACTAGGTCAAGCAGCCCGTCTGTTGTATAAAGGCGATGTTGTTGAAATTCCAAGGGACGTTGTACACTGGCATGGAGCAGCACCTGATAGTGAATTTGCGCATATTGCCATCAGTCTGAATATCAATGAAGGAGGTGCTGTTTGGATTGAGCCAGTAACAGATGCGGAATATGCTCAGGCAACAAAATAA